In bacterium, the following proteins share a genomic window:
- a CDS encoding substrate-binding domain-containing protein: MKGKTVVWVIVIVVVLAALFYALRGRGERRETAPSVSEGKISAPKKKKWLIGFSQSTMIDPWRINMLKQMQDAVKEHEDEIDFIYTDAKNDNNKQIADVQDLVTRGIDLLIISPREAEPLTPVVAEVYKKGIPVITLDRNITTSDYTCFIGASNLEIGRKAGERMVKELGGKGIVVEIEGILGATPTIERSKGFHEVVDKYKGIKVVLKRPADYLREPARKIMEDALQAYKKIDGVYAHNDEMALGALAAAKAVGRDKGLVIIGIDGQKEAFTAIMRGEMTATYIYPNGSKEAIETALKILKGEKVPKHITLPTVEVTKENVNQYYNPNAYF, translated from the coding sequence ATGAAAGGAAAAACGGTTGTCTGGGTCATAGTGATAGTGGTAGTGCTCGCCGCCCTCTTTTACGCCCTTAGAGGCAGAGGGGAAAGAAGGGAGACAGCACCCTCGGTTTCAGAAGGGAAAATCTCCGCCCCTAAAAAGAAAAAATGGCTCATAGGCTTCTCCCAAAGCACAATGATAGACCCCTGGCGAATAAATATGCTTAAGCAGATGCAAGATGCAGTTAAAGAGCACGAGGATGAGATAGACTTCATTTATACGGATGCCAAGAACGATAACAATAAACAAATCGCCGATGTGCAGGACCTCGTAACCCGTGGCATAGACCTCTTAATAATCAGTCCAAGAGAAGCAGAACCCCTTACTCCTGTGGTTGCGGAGGTCTATAAGAAGGGAATTCCCGTTATAACGCTTGACAGAAATATAACAACATCCGATTACACCTGCTTCATCGGAGCCTCAAATCTTGAGATAGGAAGGAAAGCGGGTGAGAGGATGGTGAAGGAATTGGGCGGGAAGGGAATAGTTGTGGAGATAGAGGGGATATTGGGTGCCACTCCCACGATAGAGAGAAGCAAGGGCTTCCACGAGGTTGTTGATAAGTATAAGGGGATTAAGGTCGTGCTGAAGCGACCAGCGGATTACCTCCGAGAGCCCGCCCGCAAGATAATGGAGGATGCCCTGCAGGCTTATAAGAAGATAGACGGCGTTTACGCTCATAACGACGAGATGGCGCTGGGCGCGCTCGCAGCCGCGAAAGCTGTTGGGAGGGATAAAGGGTTAGTTATAATAGGGATAGATGGCCAGAAGGAAGCCTTCACAGCGATAATGCGAGGAGAGATGACCGCTACTTATATTTATCCAAATGGCAGCAAGGAGGCTATTGAGACGGCGTTGAAAATCCTCAAAGGGGAAAAGGTGCCCAAGCATATCACCCTTCCAACAGTGGAAGTAACTAAGGAGAATGTCAACCAATATTACAACCCCAACGCTTATTTCTAA
- a CDS encoding thioredoxin, translating into MKALFRLIWLLLVIAMISLTAFGVKRGEWKKVKINAEIICTSCIGLGK; encoded by the coding sequence GTGAAAGCGCTTTTTCGTCTCATCTGGCTTCTCCTCGTTATAGCTATGATTTCTCTTACCGCCTTTGGCGTTAAAAGAGGAGAATGGAAGAAGGTCAAGATAAATGCGGAAATCATCTGCACCTCCTGCATCGGGCTTGGTAAATAA
- a CDS encoding 4Fe-4S binding protein: MKARLVLRFPPLLVDQPVVYKLIKDYNLVFNILRADITPDSEGLMVLEIEGEERNFQKGLRYLEEKGVKVQPLSQDIVMREELCTHCGACVVHCPTGALHFDEERRVIFSPEKCVACEVCVDICPFRAMEITLG, from the coding sequence ATGAAGGCGAGATTGGTCTTGAGATTCCCTCCCTTGCTCGTAGACCAACCTGTTGTCTACAAGCTGATAAAGGATTACAACCTCGTTTTTAACATTCTGAGGGCGGATATAACGCCAGATAGCGAGGGCTTGATGGTCCTTGAGATAGAGGGAGAGGAAAGGAATTTTCAGAAAGGTTTGAGATATCTTGAGGAAAAAGGGGTAAAGGTTCAACCCCTGAGTCAGGATATCGTGATGAGGGAAGAGCTATGCACCCATTGTGGAGCTTGTGTTGTCCACTGCCCCACAGGCGCGCTTCACTTTGATGAAGAGCGGCGCGTCATCTTCTCCCCTGAGAAATGCGTCGCCTGTGAGGTATGTGTTGATATATGCCCATTTAGGGCTATGGAGATAACGCTTGGCTAA
- a CDS encoding ABC transporter permease: MRKTIWERYRVALGLLILIILSSIISPDFTRPTNIQNVVQRISIMGIMAIGMTFVILSGGIDLSVGSVLAASACLTAGAIKYYHLPVAIAILIGLLGGAFFGFLNGIFITKGKMQPFVVTLALMTSVRGFAFLYTNGQPITLEPSEVPLLINLGLGKIGNFLPTQTLIFIVVALLAYLLLRFTAFGRYVYGLGGNEEAVRLSGVNVERVKVLIYTLSGLLSGLGGIMMVGFQNGLANANFGLGYELSAIACVVIGGTSLAGGTGGVGNTVIGTLIIGILDNILNLKGVGTYMQEMIRGAIIIFAVYISKRKE, translated from the coding sequence ATGAGAAAGACAATTTGGGAAAGATATAGAGTAGCACTTGGGCTTTTGATTCTTATCATCCTCTCCTCCATTATTTCCCCCGACTTCACCCGTCCGACTAACATCCAAAATGTAGTTCAGCGAATCTCCATAATGGGCATAATGGCGATAGGTATGACTTTCGTCATTTTAAGCGGTGGGATAGACCTATCCGTTGGCTCCGTTCTCGCTGCCTCCGCTTGCCTCACTGCGGGAGCTATCAAATATTACCATCTTCCGGTTGCCATAGCCATCTTGATAGGGCTTCTCGGAGGCGCCTTCTTCGGCTTCCTCAACGGAATCTTCATCACTAAGGGGAAAATGCAACCATTCGTTGTGACCCTCGCCCTTATGACATCCGTGAGAGGTTTCGCCTTCCTTTATACAAATGGTCAGCCCATCACCCTTGAACCAAGCGAGGTTCCGCTCCTCATAAATCTCGGCTTGGGGAAAATCGGAAATTTTCTTCCCACCCAAACCCTCATCTTCATCGTCGTAGCTCTCCTCGCCTATCTTCTCCTTCGTTTCACAGCCTTCGGTCGTTATGTATATGGGCTGGGAGGAAATGAGGAAGCCGTCCGCCTTTCGGGAGTCAATGTAGAAAGGGTCAAGGTTCTCATTTACACGCTATCGGGTTTGCTCTCCGGACTTGGTGGGATTATGATGGTTGGTTTTCAGAACGGACTTGCCAATGCCAACTTCGGATTGGGCTACGAGCTTTCCGCTATTGCCTGCGTTGTGATAGGAGGGACGAGCCTTGCAGGAGGAACAGGTGGAGTGGGAAACACGGTTATTGGCACCTTGATAATCGGAATTCTTGACAATATACTTAACCTGAAAGGCGTAGGGACATATATGCAGGAAATGATAAGAGGAGCAATAATAATTTTCGCCGTTTATATATCAAAAAGAAAGGAGTGA
- a CDS encoding PD40 domain-containing protein, with the protein MMEDFIGGEVVFPKMSKPKRITDKSKEHLHATYYGISPFNKSQRYVAVLETTVQDYLPTLKDVATLLLIDLETGESIPIAETRAWNFQQGCMAHWLDENRIIYNDFREGKFVSIVKDINSGQEKIIPRPISAVLPEKEIALSINYARLRLARPDYGYDGEGDNPRVDEPFPEDDGLFLIDLVSGKFYLLLSIAEVKEYLGVPPDIASPPLMRFEHTLFNKDGTRIFFLTRVQKNGGEWHTAAMTIGTDGKDLRACFPFPWEWGGSHFDWLSEKELMVTARYKGKKWCPILFTDGRDNYRILGKGLLDFDGHATFSPDGRWMVIDRQPDEIRFQSLFIMDMKTNAVLPIGNFLEPERFLNPKIPPYWRCDLHPSWSPKGDMIIFNSTCEDTRQVYLIKMEE; encoded by the coding sequence ATGATGGAAGACTTTATCGGAGGCGAGGTCGTTTTTCCCAAGATGTCCAAACCGAAAAGGATAACCGATAAGTCAAAGGAGCATCTTCACGCCACCTATTACGGCATAAGCCCCTTTAATAAGAGCCAACGCTATGTCGCGGTGTTGGAGACCACGGTGCAGGATTATCTTCCCACGCTAAAAGATGTAGCAACTCTTCTATTGATAGATTTGGAAACGGGCGAATCCATCCCCATAGCGGAGACGCGCGCTTGGAATTTTCAACAGGGATGCATGGCTCACTGGCTTGACGAGAATAGAATCATTTATAACGACTTCAGGGAAGGGAAGTTCGTTTCAATCGTAAAGGATATAAATTCAGGGCAAGAAAAGATAATCCCCCGTCCCATAAGCGCTGTTTTACCTGAAAAGGAAATAGCACTGAGCATCAATTACGCTCGTCTGCGCCTCGCGAGACCGGATTATGGCTATGATGGTGAGGGAGATAATCCTCGCGTGGATGAACCTTTCCCTGAGGATGATGGATTATTTTTAATAGATTTGGTGAGCGGAAAATTTTATTTGCTTCTTTCAATCGCTGAGGTGAAGGAATACCTCGGCGTTCCTCCCGATATCGCTTCACCTCCCCTGATGCGTTTTGAACACACCCTATTTAACAAAGATGGGACGAGGATATTTTTCTTGACAAGGGTGCAGAAAAACGGTGGGGAATGGCATACAGCCGCTATGACGATAGGCACGGATGGAAAGGATTTGAGAGCTTGTTTTCCCTTTCCCTGGGAATGGGGTGGTTCCCACTTTGATTGGCTATCGGAAAAGGAATTGATGGTGACGGCAAGATATAAAGGCAAGAAATGGTGCCCAATCCTTTTCACTGATGGGAGAGACAATTATAGGATTTTGGGCAAGGGCTTATTGGATTTTGATGGACACGCCACATTTTCACCCGATGGGAGATGGATGGTAATTGATAGGCAGCCGGACGAAATTCGTTTCCAGAGCCTATTCATAATGGATATGAAGACAAACGCCGTTTTGCCAATTGGAAATTTCCTTGAGCCAGAGAGATTCCTCAACCCCAAGATTCCTCCCTATTGGCGTTGCGATTTGCATCCCAGCTGGAGCCCAAAGGGAGATATGATAATCTTCAACTCCACTTGCGAGGATACAAGACAGGTATATCTGATTAAAATGGAAGAATAA
- the hcp gene encoding hydroxylamine reductase, protein MFCYQCSQVAGGIACTKRGVCGKSPTVARLQDNMLFALKGISAYLYHARELGYSDPEIDAFMEEALYTTLTNVNFNAQSLVSYALKVGEMNIRTMRLLKRAHIETFGEPQPREVQTGTRKGKGIIATGHGLKALHELLKQTEGTGINVYTHSELLPAHGYPVLNKFPHLAGNLGKAWFDQRQLFAKYPVAILGTSNCVLIPTEAYKERMFTTGPARLPDVPYIEGYDFSPVIEKAKSLPDLEDEKGDVVLTTGFSKSVILTLADKLKQLINEGKIRHFFLVGGCDSPLKKAEYYREFVQRLPKDTIVLTLACGKFRINDLQLGDIEGIPRLLDLGQCNDAIVAIEIAEALANLLGLSLSELPLTLVLSWMEQKAVAILWSLLYLGIKGIYLGPILPAWVNEDILKVLVDEYKIKLIGEPEEDIQQILKS, encoded by the coding sequence ATGTTTTGTTATCAGTGTTCACAGGTTGCAGGTGGAATCGCCTGCACAAAGAGAGGTGTTTGCGGTAAAAGCCCCACTGTAGCTCGCTTGCAGGACAATATGCTCTTCGCTTTAAAGGGAATCAGCGCATATCTTTACCACGCGAGGGAGCTCGGTTATTCTGACCCCGAAATAGACGCCTTTATGGAGGAAGCCCTTTATACCACCTTAACAAATGTGAACTTCAATGCTCAATCCCTCGTCTCTTACGCCCTAAAAGTGGGTGAAATGAACATACGAACCATGAGACTTCTGAAGAGGGCTCATATTGAGACATTCGGCGAACCCCAGCCAAGGGAAGTTCAAACTGGCACTCGCAAGGGCAAGGGAATCATCGCCACCGGTCACGGACTAAAAGCCCTCCACGAGCTCTTAAAGCAAACAGAAGGTACGGGTATAAATGTCTATACGCACTCAGAGCTTTTACCCGCACACGGCTATCCGGTGTTGAATAAATTCCCTCATCTTGCTGGCAATCTCGGGAAAGCTTGGTTTGACCAACGCCAACTGTTCGCGAAGTATCCCGTGGCGATATTGGGAACCTCCAACTGCGTTCTCATACCAACGGAAGCTTACAAAGAGAGGATGTTCACTACTGGACCAGCTCGTCTTCCCGATGTCCCCTATATTGAAGGCTACGATTTCTCTCCGGTCATAGAGAAAGCTAAATCGCTTCCGGATTTAGAGGATGAAAAGGGAGATGTCGTTCTCACCACAGGGTTCTCAAAATCGGTGATTCTCACCTTAGCTGATAAGTTGAAGCAATTGATCAATGAGGGAAAGATAAGGCATTTCTTCCTGGTTGGAGGGTGCGATTCCCCTTTGAAGAAAGCGGAGTATTATAGAGAATTCGTTCAAAGGCTTCCGAAGGATACTATCGTACTCACTTTGGCTTGCGGGAAATTCCGCATAAACGACCTACAATTGGGCGATATTGAGGGAATTCCTCGCCTTTTGGATTTGGGACAATGCAACGACGCCATCGTAGCGATTGAAATCGCGGAAGCTCTCGCTAATCTCCTTGGGTTAAGCCTAAGCGAGCTTCCCCTCACTCTCGTCCTCTCTTGGATGGAGCAGAAAGCTGTGGCTATCCTATGGAGCCTCCTCTATCTCGGCATCAAGGGCATCTATTTGGGACCTATTCTGCCTGCTTGGGTCAATGAGGATATTCTGAAGGTGCTAGTAGATGAATACAAAATAAAATTGATAGGAGAGCCAGAGGAAGACATACAACAAATCCTGAAATCATAG
- a CDS encoding type 1 glutamine amidotransferase, with translation MKALIISADNFEDSELLEPYKMLREKGVDVDIASFKKGVIVGKHGSEVMANKSLEEVNPEEYDLLILPGGKAPSALRHDEKAKEITRHFFEKSKPVAAICHGPQILISAGVMKGRKATAYRSVQSELKTAGAIVEDKEVVIDGNLITSRQPSDIPAFLREIEKYI, from the coding sequence ATGAAGGCATTGATAATCAGCGCCGACAATTTTGAGGATTCCGAGCTTTTAGAGCCTTACAAGATGCTCAGGGAGAAGGGGGTTGATGTGGACATAGCGTCTTTCAAGAAAGGTGTAATCGTAGGGAAACACGGTAGCGAGGTAATGGCTAACAAAAGCTTGGAGGAGGTTAATCCAGAAGAATATGACCTACTTATCCTTCCGGGAGGGAAAGCCCCCTCCGCGCTGAGACATGATGAGAAAGCGAAGGAAATCACCAGGCATTTCTTTGAGAAGAGCAAACCCGTAGCGGCTATCTGTCACGGTCCCCAGATATTGATTTCGGCGGGAGTTATGAAGGGGAGGAAGGCTACCGCTTATCGTTCCGTTCAATCAGAACTGAAAACTGCGGGTGCGATTGTTGAGGATAAAGAGGTAGTCATTGATGGCAACCTAATCACCTCACGCCAGCCATCAGATATCCCCGCTTTCCTGCGAGAGATAGAGAAATATATTTAG
- a CDS encoding FprA family A-type flavoprotein, producing the protein MPLGKIKENIWYVGAIDWDRRLFDSLIPLPEGTSYNAYLIKGNEKTALIDTVDPSKEDELFKNLEKLNVEKIDYLIANHAEQDHSGSIPAVLNRFPMAKVISTPKAKDILKDLLLLEDEVFLTVGDGESVSLGDKNLKFIHAPWVHWPDTMLTYLVEDKILFPCDLFGSHLATSDLFAVKKDEVHLSAKRYYAEIMMPFRNLIKGHLEKVRMLELDMIAPSHGPIYAEPDFIIKVYEDWVSDEVKDEVVVAHISMHGSTEAMTKFLVDKLIEKGIGVKVFELTNSDIGALAMALVDPATLVLATPTVLGSPHPNAIYAAYLVSALRPKLKYVGLIGSYSWGGKTAEKIKEILSNLKVEFLPPVLAKGYPKEEDFQSLERLAEEITIRHKGLKGG; encoded by the coding sequence GTGCCTCTCGGGAAGATAAAGGAAAACATTTGGTATGTGGGAGCGATTGATTGGGATAGGAGGCTATTTGACTCCCTCATTCCCTTACCAGAGGGAACGAGTTACAATGCTTATTTAATCAAAGGCAACGAGAAAACAGCTCTTATAGACACGGTTGACCCCTCAAAGGAAGATGAGCTCTTCAAAAATTTGGAGAAGCTAAATGTAGAAAAGATAGATTATTTAATCGCCAACCACGCCGAGCAAGACCATTCCGGCTCAATTCCCGCCGTTCTCAATAGATTTCCTATGGCGAAAGTGATAAGCACTCCAAAGGCAAAGGATATATTGAAGGACTTGCTCTTATTAGAAGACGAGGTTTTCTTAACAGTTGGAGATGGAGAAAGTGTTTCCCTCGGCGATAAAAACCTGAAATTCATCCACGCTCCCTGGGTCCATTGGCCCGATACAATGCTCACATATCTCGTTGAGGATAAAATACTCTTTCCTTGCGACCTCTTCGGCTCGCATCTGGCGACGAGCGACCTCTTTGCAGTGAAAAAAGACGAGGTCCACCTCTCAGCAAAGCGTTATTATGCCGAGATTATGATGCCCTTCAGAAATTTGATAAAGGGACACCTGGAAAAGGTGAGGATGTTAGAGCTGGATATGATTGCTCCCAGCCATGGCCCAATTTACGCCGAGCCCGACTTCATCATAAAGGTTTACGAGGATTGGGTTTCCGATGAAGTTAAGGACGAAGTCGTTGTCGCTCACATATCCATGCACGGTTCAACGGAAGCCATGACAAAATTTCTCGTAGATAAACTAATTGAAAAAGGAATAGGAGTGAAGGTATTTGAGCTGACCAATTCCGATATCGGAGCCCTCGCTATGGCTCTCGTTGACCCCGCTACCCTCGTCCTGGCAACGCCAACAGTTTTGGGCAGTCCCCATCCAAACGCAATTTACGCCGCTTATCTCGTCTCCGCCCTCCGTCCAAAGCTCAAATATGTTGGATTAATCGGCTCTTATAGCTGGGGAGGAAAAACCGCGGAAAAGATAAAGGAGATTTTATCCAACCTGAAAGTGGAGTTCCTTCCTCCCGTTCTCGCTAAGGGTTACCCCAAGGAGGAGGATTTCCAATCCCTTGAGAGGCTTGCCGAGGAAATTACAATCCGGCATAAGGGATTGAAAGGAGGTTGA
- a CDS encoding 4Fe-4S binding protein, giving the protein MRKSSAPPASGLVNNSRKSRYWGLERWRFLSQISGLAITNLYFLHLRWLPCPVMNCYACPLATFACPIGSLQYAIDVGFFPFYLLGIIFLSGLVFGRITCGWLCPFGFIQDLLYKIPTRKFSLPKYLSYGKYFFLAIFVLLLPFIFHQPIFCKICPVGTLQGGIPWPIIEPQFRSLIGWNYFLKIAILVGIIILSILFSRPFCRVMCPLGALLSFFNRFSFLRVEVKSDACRHCALCTNRCPQGIAIYEEEGHPDCIGCLKCKVCNAIEMKAGLPEKLKGFKEG; this is encoded by the coding sequence ATGCGGAAATCATCTGCACCTCCTGCATCGGGCTTGGTAAATAATAGTAGAAAATCCCGCTATTGGGGATTGGAGAGATGGAGATTCCTCTCTCAGATCTCTGGGCTCGCAATCACTAACCTCTATTTTCTCCACCTCAGATGGCTTCCCTGCCCAGTTATGAACTGCTATGCCTGTCCTCTCGCCACTTTCGCTTGCCCCATAGGTTCTCTTCAGTATGCTATTGATGTAGGCTTCTTCCCCTTCTATCTCTTGGGTATAATCTTCCTCAGCGGGCTTGTTTTCGGAAGAATAACTTGTGGCTGGCTCTGCCCGTTCGGCTTCATTCAAGACCTCCTATATAAAATCCCCACGAGGAAATTCTCTTTACCTAAATATCTCTCCTACGGAAAGTATTTCTTCCTAGCCATCTTCGTCCTCCTTCTACCCTTCATCTTCCATCAACCGATTTTTTGCAAGATTTGTCCCGTGGGAACATTGCAGGGAGGTATTCCCTGGCCGATTATTGAGCCTCAATTTCGCTCGCTAATCGGTTGGAATTACTTCCTCAAGATAGCCATCTTGGTAGGCATCATAATTCTCTCAATCCTCTTTTCGCGTCCATTCTGCAGGGTGATGTGCCCTTTGGGAGCGCTTCTTTCTTTCTTCAATCGCTTCAGCTTTTTAAGGGTGGAAGTGAAAAGCGATGCCTGCAGGCATTGTGCTCTCTGCACTAACCGCTGCCCTCAAGGAATAGCTATCTATGAGGAGGAAGGGCATCCCGATTGCATAGGCTGTTTGAAATGTAAAGTTTGCAATGCGATTGAGATGAAAGCTGGATTGCCCGAGAAACTAAAAGGATTTAAAGAGGGGTGA
- a CDS encoding DUF5060 domain-containing protein, with protein MEMNKKILWLSLLIIFPCFLWGGKTSLSYRVPPDGTIKELRLGNALLLQSLQLAIVKPNWQGNYADQENSQEIKEAKPGLFRGNLYCEGKVVKFEEKILKRDKEVELSYVLEPTADLPVQGVVLFAYLPISPNAGVGEWFAYDSLSDKIRKGKLPAQLPPSYVLVNGYYDEFGWTIATGEHLRFKISGGQSIQFQDDRKFNGDTFELQIYASMKEGGILRKGEKINLKVRLIAMGKEEAKKDLERLEKEVQKRKVVPLTSSKPLKIKNISPSAKQVRMFEKFELTIDMDATYDNPFDPNDISLFAYFTSPSGKNIKVRGFYYQDYEMIQGGLRRKGEPTWKVRFAPSEEGTYRYYVVVKDRNGEAKSTEGSFIVKGKEGEGFIRRSKNSPYYLRYDSGKSFFAIGENMCWGRLEDYERWLKELGDNGGNYIRVWMCPWHLSLEWSPNDPGASGDYQGLGKYALDNAWRVDRLLELAHKNGIHIMLCLGYHGEVSDQKLYFGEQRWHFNPYNKENGGPCDKPADFWTNEIARKFYKQRLEYIVARWGYSTNILSFEFWNEVNAPASWIEEMANYMRTIDPFKHLLTTTYGDDAVWSLRNMDYSQIHHYGVGDQADFSQLFHSTCKEYTEKFQKPFLIGEFGIDFRKSDVNYDEKGLGTSMHNGMWSAMLSRSMGTAMIWWWDNYIHQKGLFKEFKPIAKFVSDIPWAERKYEYVKTSEPSYVDKKARGYGDVVFQPTMGWGRSTGTEFTILRNGKVEGQGRFSAFLYSPGKPNERAPLIFNVDYPENGKFLFTVNVVSSSCEIVVKVDGKEAFVLKLPEDDEGYKSKAWQEQWSIYQYTYEKEYGLDIPAGKHRIELENRSGDWVSISRYRLTNYKDLNIPDVDILGLCTDSEALLWIHDKASNWKNDLEGKIPRKMDAFSFDVLGLRDGEYRVQWFDTREGKVVKEERVRSEGGKMTLKVENLIRDIAVKILKTGR; from the coding sequence ATGGAGATGAATAAAAAGATTTTGTGGCTCTCGCTACTTATAATCTTTCCCTGTTTTCTTTGGGGAGGGAAAACCTCCCTGTCCTATAGAGTTCCTCCCGATGGAACTATAAAGGAGCTGAGACTCGGCAACGCCCTCCTACTGCAAAGCCTCCAGCTGGCTATAGTAAAGCCAAATTGGCAGGGCAATTACGCAGACCAGGAGAATTCACAGGAGATAAAGGAGGCAAAGCCGGGGCTATTCCGAGGGAATCTATACTGTGAGGGGAAGGTGGTTAAGTTTGAGGAGAAGATATTGAAAAGGGACAAGGAGGTAGAGCTTTCATATGTCCTTGAGCCCACAGCTGACCTCCCAGTTCAAGGCGTTGTTCTCTTTGCTTATCTTCCCATTTCTCCCAATGCGGGTGTGGGAGAATGGTTTGCTTATGATTCCCTTTCAGATAAAATCCGCAAGGGAAAACTCCCTGCTCAACTTCCACCTTCATATGTGCTAGTAAACGGCTATTATGACGAGTTCGGCTGGACAATTGCCACAGGCGAACACCTTCGCTTCAAAATCTCTGGAGGGCAAAGCATCCAGTTTCAAGACGATAGGAAGTTCAACGGAGACACCTTTGAGCTCCAAATTTACGCCTCCATGAAAGAAGGAGGTATCTTGAGAAAAGGAGAAAAAATCAATCTGAAAGTGAGGTTGATAGCTATGGGAAAAGAGGAAGCAAAAAAGGATTTGGAGAGATTGGAGAAGGAGGTTCAAAAAAGGAAGGTCGTCCCTTTGACCTCCTCTAAACCCCTGAAGATAAAGAATATATCTCCAAGCGCCAAGCAGGTGAGGATGTTCGAGAAATTTGAACTGACCATTGATATGGACGCTACCTACGATAATCCATTCGACCCAAACGATATAAGCCTCTTCGCCTATTTCACCTCCCCCAGTGGAAAGAACATAAAGGTCAGGGGATTTTACTATCAGGATTACGAGATGATACAAGGCGGATTGAGAAGGAAAGGCGAGCCAACTTGGAAGGTCAGATTTGCTCCGAGCGAGGAGGGTACCTATAGGTATTATGTTGTCGTTAAAGATAGAAATGGCGAAGCAAAATCAACTGAGGGAAGTTTCATAGTGAAAGGGAAAGAGGGAGAGGGATTCATTAGAAGGAGCAAGAATTCTCCTTATTACCTTCGTTATGACAGTGGCAAATCGTTCTTCGCGATTGGTGAGAATATGTGCTGGGGGAGATTGGAGGATTATGAAAGATGGCTGAAGGAACTCGGGGATAACGGAGGGAACTATATAAGGGTTTGGATGTGCCCTTGGCATCTCAGCCTGGAATGGTCGCCAAATGACCCCGGGGCGTCTGGAGATTATCAAGGGCTAGGGAAATACGCCCTTGATAACGCCTGGCGAGTTGATAGGCTCTTGGAACTGGCTCATAAAAACGGCATTCATATAATGCTCTGCCTAGGCTATCACGGCGAGGTCTCAGACCAAAAACTCTATTTTGGCGAGCAAAGATGGCACTTCAATCCCTACAATAAAGAAAATGGCGGTCCCTGCGATAAGCCAGCCGATTTCTGGACTAATGAAATAGCGCGCAAGTTTTATAAGCAGAGGCTTGAATACATCGTTGCTCGCTGGGGCTATTCAACAAACATCCTCTCCTTTGAGTTTTGGAACGAGGTCAATGCTCCTGCCAGCTGGATTGAGGAAATGGCGAATTATATGAGGACAATTGACCCCTTCAAGCATCTTCTCACGACCACCTATGGCGACGATGCCGTTTGGAGTTTGAGGAATATGGATTACTCTCAGATTCATCATTACGGCGTGGGGGACCAAGCTGATTTCTCTCAACTCTTCCATTCAACCTGCAAAGAATACACCGAGAAGTTTCAGAAGCCTTTTCTCATCGGTGAGTTCGGCATAGACTTCAGAAAGAGCGATGTGAACTACGATGAGAAAGGGTTGGGAACGAGTATGCATAACGGGATGTGGTCAGCGATGCTCTCGCGCTCAATGGGCACCGCTATGATTTGGTGGTGGGATAACTATATCCATCAAAAAGGACTCTTTAAAGAGTTCAAACCCATAGCGAAGTTCGTCTCTGATATCCCCTGGGCGGAGAGGAAATATGAATATGTAAAGACGAGTGAGCCAAGTTATGTGGATAAGAAAGCACGAGGATATGGTGATGTCGTCTTTCAACCCACAATGGGTTGGGGAAGGTCAACGGGAACGGAATTTACCATCTTGAGAAATGGGAAAGTAGAGGGCCAGGGTAGATTCAGCGCATTTCTTTATTCTCCAGGCAAACCCAACGAAAGAGCCCCCCTCATCTTCAATGTTGACTACCCTGAAAACGGGAAATTCCTCTTCACAGTCAATGTTGTTTCCAGTTCCTGCGAGATAGTTGTGAAGGTTGATGGTAAGGAGGCTTTCGTCCTGAAGCTTCCCGAGGACGATGAGGGATACAAGAGCAAGGCTTGGCAAGAACAATGGTCAATTTATCAATATACTTACGAAAAGGAATATGGACTTGATATACCAGCGGGAAAACACAGGATAGAGCTGGAGAATAGAAGCGGAGATTGGGTGAGCATTTCTCGCTATCGCTTGACCAATTACAAGGATTTGAACATTCCCGATGTTGATATATTAGGGCTCTGCACGGATAGCGAGGCTTTGTTATGGATTCACGATAAGGCGAGCAACTGGAAAAACGATTTGGAGGGTAAAATTCCCAGAAAGATGGATGCCTTCAGCTTTGATGTTTTGGGATTGAGAGATGGAGAATATAGGGTGCAATGGTTTGACACGAGGGAGGGAAAGGTAGTTAAGGAGGAAAGGGTGAGATCTGAAGGCGGGAAGATGACTTTGAAAGTGGAGAATTTAATCAGGGATATAGCGGTGAAAATCTTAAAAACTGGGAGGTGA